The following is a genomic window from Serratia ficaria.
CCGATGGCGCGGTTGGCCTTCAGCGCGGCGTCGTCCACCTTGCTCATGTCGTGGACCGACAGCCGCAGGCGGGTGATGCAGTTGTCCAGCGTCACGATATTGCCGCCGCCGCCCAGCGCCGCCAGGATCGCCGGCGCGTTGTAGCCGGATTTGCCGACGGCGCCCGGCGGCGCGCTTTGGCCGGCGGCGGTGTCGCTTTCGCGGCCCGGGGTTTTGATGTTGAAACGCCGGATGGCGAAGCGGAACAGCGTGTAGTAGCCGGCGAACCAGATGGCGGCCACCACCGGCACCAGATACCACTTGGTGGCGGTGCCGTGCAGAACGCCGAACACCACGAAGTCGATGATGTTGCCGTCGGTATTGCCGATGGTGACGCCCAGCAGCGCCATCAGGGTAAAGCCCAGACCGGTGAGCAGCGCGTGGATCAGGTAGAGGAAGGGCGCGACGAACAGGAACAGGAACTCGATCGGTTCGGTGGTGCCGCCGACCACGCAGGCCACCACGCCGGAGATCAGCAGGCCCTTAATCTTGTGGCGGTTTTCCGGCCTGGCGCAGTGGTACATCGCCAGCGCCGCCCCCGGCAGGCCGCCGAGGAACGCCGGCATTTTGCCCTGCGACAGGAAGCGGGTGGCGCTTTCGGCGAAGCCGGCGGTGGTCGGGCAGGAAAGCTGCGCCTGGAAAATGGTCAGCGCGCCGCTGACGCTGTGGCCGCAAACGTCCAGCGTGCCGCCCGCTTCGGTAAAGCGGATCAGCGCCACCAGGATGTGCTGCAGGCCAAACGGCAGCAGCAGGCGCTCGCCGGTGCCGAACAGCATCGGGCCAAAGGCGCCGGCGCTGTTGATCACCCAGCCCAGGCCGGTGATGCCGGCGGCGAACCACGGCCAGATCAGCGGGATAGCCAGGCCGCACAGGCCCAGCACCAGGGTGGTGACGATCGGCACGAAGCGGGTGCCGCCGAAGAACGCCAGCGCGTCCGGCAGGCGAATGGTGTGGAAACGCTCATGCAGCTGATAAACGATGATGCCGACGATCACCGCGCCGAGGATGCCGGTGTCGATCGACTGGATGCCCAGGATATTTTGCACGTTGTTGGCCTTCAGCACCAACGGGTCGGTGGTCGGCAGAATGCCGGCGGTGGTCAGATAAAAGTTGGTGGCCAGGTTCAGCACCGCAAAACCGACGAAGCCGGAGAAGGCGGCGACGCCCTTGTTCTCGCGCGCCATG
Proteins encoded in this region:
- the malX gene encoding maltose/glucose-specific PTS transporter subunit IIBC, translated to MPASKKQKITLWEFFQSLGKTFMLPVALLSFCGIMLGIGSSLSSRDVISLLPFIGHPIFQLIFTWMSKIGSFAFSFLPVMFAIAIPLGMARENKGVAAFSGFVGFAVLNLATNFYLTTAGILPTTDPLVLKANNVQNILGIQSIDTGILGAVIVGIIVYQLHERFHTIRLPDALAFFGGTRFVPIVTTLVLGLCGLAIPLIWPWFAAGITGLGWVINSAGAFGPMLFGTGERLLLPFGLQHILVALIRFTEAGGTLDVCGHSVSGALTIFQAQLSCPTTAGFAESATRFLSQGKMPAFLGGLPGAALAMYHCARPENRHKIKGLLISGVVACVVGGTTEPIEFLFLFVAPFLYLIHALLTGLGFTLMALLGVTIGNTDGNIIDFVVFGVLHGTATKWYLVPVVAAIWFAGYYTLFRFAIRRFNIKTPGRESDTAAGQSAPPGAVGKSGYNAPAILAALGGGGNIVTLDNCITRLRLSVHDMSKVDDAALKANRAIGVVHLNEHNLQVVIGPQVQSVKDELDSLIAAAQPAAELQGATHV